A window of the Gossypium hirsutum isolate 1008001.06 chromosome A05, Gossypium_hirsutum_v2.1, whole genome shotgun sequence genome harbors these coding sequences:
- the LOC121228996 gene encoding putative disease resistance protein RGA3: MAEAFLGAVVNEAVAKVIPIAAEQISLAWGETLGMIEAFLQDVEEKQTKNTSVKLWLERVEDVAYKAVDVLDEFAYEILRRKVEIRNQILRKVLDFLSCNNSILFRLKMANKIKDILTSLDDLNNLASQFGLQQRAIDHITPVTAYGGPKVETISSRGDSNIVGRKHDVSKVVNLLVNPKDKQVVSVVPIVGMAGLGKTTLAKLVYDDLNVQRRFVRFWVCVSDHFDVKRILKEMLEHFTDDPISIPQNKNAMVEKLKQKIEGAKEGKDQIKYLLVLDDVWDVTEWEDLKLCLEGISTNGGNGVIVTTRKEDVASTVQARSDQWHQPEKLEDEECWSIIKERALRDSPISHELEPIGKEIAKQCQGVPLVANVIGGLMSKIELSPRAWLEIQRSGVWGSPESVLKVERVLKLSFDRLSSPSLKKCFAYCAMFPKDYCFKKEELIQLWMAEGFLGTSMAMVDNGNKYLNELLSNSLFQNVTRDTCGNILTLKMHDPVHDLSLSVSKFDALIFRKNSTPITNECSHIRHLNVGCDGESLP; the protein is encoded by the exons ATGGCAGAAGCTTTTTTGGGTGCTGTTGTGAATGAAGCGGTGGCGAAAGTGATTCCAATTGCCGCTGAACAAATCAGCCTTGCATGGG GTGAGACACTTGGAATGATCGAAGCTTTCTTGCAAGATGTAGAGGAAAAGCAAACAAAGAATACCTCAGTGAAGTTATGGTTAGAGAGGGTCGAAGATGTTGCTTATAAGGCTGTTGATGTCCTTGATGAGTTTGCTTATGAAATTCTCCGAAGGAAAGTGGAGATTCGGAACCAAATTCTGAGGAAGGTACTCGACTTCCTTTCTTGTaacaattctattttatttcGTCTCAAGATGGCTAATAAAATTAAGGACATCCTTACATCACTGGATGACCTTAACAACTTGGCCAGTCAATTTGGTCTCCAACAGAGAGCTATAGATCATATAACTCCAGTTACTGCATATGGAGGACCAAAGGTGGAGACAATCTCCTCCCGCGGTGACTCAAACATTGTCGGAAGGAAACATGATGTTTCAAAAGTAGTTAACCTGTTAGTCAATCCCAAAGATAAGCAGGTTGTCTCTGTTGTGCCTATAGTAGGTATGGCAGGTCTTGGCAAAACTACTTTAGCGAAGTTGGTGTATGATGATTTGAATGTGCAAAGGCGTTTTGTCAGATTCTGGGTGTGTGTCTCTGATCATTTCGATGTCAAGAGGATTTTAAAAGAGATGTTAGAGCATTTTACTGATGATCCGATCTCAATTCCTCAAAATAAGAATGCAATGGTTGAGAAACTCAAGCAGAAGATTGAAGGGGCCAAAGAAGGAAAGGATCAGATCAAGTATCTTCTTGTACTTGATGATGTATGGGATGTTACGGAATGGGAGGATCTAAAGCTTTGTCTGGAAGGAATCAGTACAAATGGCGGGAATGGAGTTATTGTGACAACACGCAAAGAAGATGTAGCATCAACAGTGCAAGCACGTTCGGATCAATGGCATCAACCAGAAAAACTAGAAGACGAAGAATGTTGGTCCATAATTAAAGAACGTGCACTGAGAGACTCTCCAATATCTCACGAATTAGAGCCTATTGGAAAAGAAATTGCTAAGCAGTGTCAAGGTGTGCCATTAGTAGCTAACGTTATTGGAGGGTTAATGAGCAAAATTGAATTGAGTCCCCGCGCGTGGTTGGAAATTCAAAGAAGTGGTGTATGGGGTTCACCAGAAAGTGTGTTAAAAGTGGAACGTGTATTAAAACTAAGTTTCGATCGCCTGTCTTCTCCATCTTTGAAGAAATGTTTTGCGTACTGTGCCATGTTTCCTAAAGATTATTGCTTTAAAAAAGAGGAATTGATCCAACTGTGGATGGCTGAAGGATTTCTTGGCACCTCTATGGCAATGGTGGATAATGGTAACAAATACTTGAATGAACTTTTATCAAATTCCTTATTCCAAAATGTTACGAGGGACACTTGCGGGAATATTCTCACACTCAAGATGCATGACCCAGTGCATGATTTATCTTTGTCTGTGTCAAAATTTGATGCTTTGATTTTCAGAAAAAATTCCACTCCCATCACAAATGAGTGTTCTCATATTCGTCATCTCAATGTTGGATGTGATGGGGAATCATTGCCATGA